A window of the Brassica oleracea var. oleracea cultivar TO1000 chromosome C1, BOL, whole genome shotgun sequence genome harbors these coding sequences:
- the LOC106328792 gene encoding venom phosphodiesterase 2-like — protein MAKSNHVLSLKLSLTLLSLLIVAATTNGLDTPSSKTWRPWPFKKLNKPVVLMISSDGFRFGYQFKTDTPNIDLLISEGTEAKLGLIPVFPTMTFPNHYAIATGLYPAYHGIIMNKFTDPISGEVFNKGLDPKWWLGEPLWVTATNQGRKALTYFWPGSEVPKDSWTCPKGLCPHFNLSVPFEERVDTILNQFDLPEEDIPDLMMLYFNEPDGAGHSYGPDDPRVTKAVATIDKMIGRIIQGLKKREIFDEVHVILLGDHGMVTNCDLKTIYIEDLADWVKIPADWINAYSPVLAMNPRWGEDVKNPGEKNAELVAKMNEALSSGKVENGEFLKVYLKEKLPKRLHYSDSSRIPPIIGMVGEGLVVRQNRTGVHECYGDHGYDNAYFSMRSIFMGHGPRFRKGKKVPSFENVQIYNVVAEILGLRPASNNGSSLFTRNILSPFGETVEVE, from the coding sequence ATGGCAAAATCCAATCATGTTCTATCCCTCAAGCTATCTCTCACCCTTCTTAGTCTTCTCATTGTAGCTGCCACGACCAATGGTTTAGATACTCCTTCGTCCAAAACCTGGCGTCCCTGGCCCTTCAAGAAACTCAACAAACCGGTGGTTTTAATGATTTCTAGCGATGGTTTCCGGTTCGGTTACCAGTTTAAAACCGACACACCAAACATAGACCTTCTCATATCCGAAGGAACCGAAGCCAAACTCGGTTTAATCCCGGTTTTCCCCACCATGACATTCCCAAACCATTACGCGATCGCAACTGGACTCTACCCTGCTTACCACGGTATCATCATGAACAAGTTCACTGATCCGATATCCGGAGAAGTGTTCAACAAAGGCCTAGACCCGAAATGGTGGTTAGGTGAGCCGTTGTGGGTAACCGCAACAAACCAAGGTCGCAAGGCTCTGACTTACTTTTGGCCAGGCTCTGAGGTTCCCAAAGATTCTTGGACTTGCCCTAAAGGGTTGTGTCCACATTTCAACCTTTCGGTTCCATTCGAAGAAAGGGTCGATACGATCTTGAACCAATTCGATCTCCCTGAGGAAGACATCCCTGACTTGATGATGCTGTACTTCAATGAGCCTGACGGAGCGGGACACAGCTATGGTCCTGATGATCCTAGGGTTACAAAGGCGGTTGCGACGATCGATAAAATGATCGGTAGGATCATCCAGGGGCTGAAGAAGAGGGAGATCTTCGACGAGGTTCATGTGATCTTGCTTGGTGATCACGGAATGGTTACTAACTGTGACCTAAAAACAATTTACATTGAAGATTTAGCAGATTGGGTCAAGATCCCTGCGGATTGGATCAATGCTTATAGCCCCGTGCTAGCGATGAACCCACGCTGGGGGGAAGATGTGAAGAATCCAGGAGAGAAGAACGCAGAGCTCGTGGCTAAGATGAACGAAGCCTTGAGCTCAGGGAAGGTAGAGAACGGAGAGTTTTTGAAGGTTTACTTGAAGGAGAAGTTGCCGAAAAGGCTGCATTATTCCGATAGTTCTAGGATTCCGCCGATCATAGGAATGGTCGGAGAAGGTCTCGTGGTTAGACAGAACAGAACAGGCGTTCACGAGTGTTACGGAGATCATGGATACGACAACGCATACTTCTCCATGAGATCTATCTTTATGGGACATGGTCCTAGGTTTAGGAAAGGGAAGAAAGTGCCATCGTTCGAGAATGTTCAAATCTACAATGTTGTTGCTGAGATTCTTGGACTCCGACCAGCTTCGAACAATGGTTCTTCTTTGTTCACTAGAAACATTCTCTCGCCCTTTGGCGAAACAGTGGAGGTTGAGTGA